A part of Dreissena polymorpha isolate Duluth1 chromosome 13, UMN_Dpol_1.0, whole genome shotgun sequence genomic DNA contains:
- the LOC127856303 gene encoding uncharacterized protein LOC127856303, whose translation MAFTCIDMTGSDHVVEYMCSSCEEEGISQEAASFCKLCSKFYCCQCVLIHGKLFKKHETFGREELNQWPVSKVTHDVLENCREHRNENLKFYCENHCVMCCNSCVVFNHRQCACVVPIVESHEEEITDDLQQLQERFDTILEELNQLQSNQESTILVLLESYNESLQEIKKTRHTNNYILNKLEKETVEKLDGILNILNTPLRNDVENAKRLSSNLRDLGKAIQEMMTKGKELSFTAFKNCMVSKLECEKYINDHSRIKEIKISFKTNTSIESYLSQRQDLGMILYSNQVKENEEIRFVGEAMYHVRKNNDKKTEIRGMCFHDGLVFMTDYNNKNVKILDNDFSVLSQINLDFHPFGICYFSPNGRIAISGKGQIQCMYNLKERNLTFNKLSFQFQFQFSHDCCGMAISNDDMYITSGSALYHYTLDGKPVKNLYEDSGVYNCAVNQSGDKIFVTNSLSELLTLSRDGTILSIFTDRLLQRPTAVHVTENGQVLVCGKNNIIQVDSEGKKKITALAIPNLDNPLSMCSLGKSVIVGSSNILVLKIE comes from the exons ATGGCTTTTACATGTATTGACATGACAGGATCTGATCATGTTGTAGAATACATGTGTTCTTCTTGCGAAGAAGAAGGTATATCTCAAGAAGCGGCAAGTTTCTGCAAGCTGTGCTCTAAGTTCTATTGTTGCCAATGTGTACTAATCCatggaaaattgtttaaaaagcatGAAACGTTTGGACGGGAAGAACTTAACCAATGGCCTGTTTCGAAAGTAACCCATGACGTTTTAGAAAATTGCAGGGAACACAGAAATGAAAACTTGAAATTTTATTGCGAGAACCACTGTGTGATGTGTTGTAATTCGTGCGTCGTGTTTAATCATAG GCAATGCGCTTGTGTGGTGCCTATCGTTGAATCACATGAAGAAGAAATAACAGACGATTTGCAACAACTTCAAGAAAGGTTTGACACTATTCTTGAAGAACTGAATCAGTTGCAGAGCAATCAAGAAAGCACTATCCTAGTTTTGCTTGAATCATACAATGAAAGTttgcaagaaattaaaaaaacgagacacacaaataattatattttaaataaacttgAAAAGGAGACAGTAGAAAAACTGGACGGTATACTGAACATTTTAAATACACCTCTCAGAAATGACGTTGAAAACGCCAAAAGACTCAGTTCAAACCTGAGAGACCTCGGAAAAGCAATTCAAGAAATGATGACAAAGGGGAAAGAACTTTCATTCACAGCTTTTAAGAATTGTATGGTCAGCAAACTTGAATGTGAAAAGTATATAAACGATCATTCTAGAATAAAGGAAattaaaatttcttttaaaacaaacacatcgaTTGAGAGTTACTTATCCCAACGACAGGACCTTGGTATGATTCTTTATAGTAATCAAGTTAAGGAAAACGAAGAAATACGTTTTGTAGGCGAGGCTATGTACCATGTGAGAAAAAACAATGATAAAAAGACTGAAATCCGAGGAATGTGTTTCCACGATGGATTAGTATTCATGACTGATTATAACAACAAGAATGTAAAGATATTAGACAATGACTTCTCTGTGCTGAGTCAAATTAATCTGGATTTTCATCCATTTGGTATATGCTATTTTTCGCCTAATGGTCGAATAGCCATATCCGGGAAAGGCCAAATTCAGTGTATGTATAACCTAAAAGAAAGAAATCTAACCTTTAACAAACTCAGCtttcaatttcaatttcaattttcaCATGATTGTTGTGGAATGGCGATAAGCAACGACGACATGTACATCACATCTGGGTCAGCATTGTACCACTACACTCTGGATGGAAAACCAGTGAAGAACTTGTATGAAGATTCGGGAG TTTACAATTGCGCAGTTAACCAAAGTGGCGACAAGATATTTGTAACGAACTCTTTGAGCGAGCTACTCACGCTGTCTAGGGACGGTACTATATTATCCATCTTCACGGATCGACTCTTACAAAGGCCGACCGCAGTACATGTAACAGAAAACGGACAAGTGCTGGTATGTGGGAAAAACAATATCATACAGGTGGACAGTGAAGGGAAGAAAAAGATTACTGCTCTAGCAATACCAAATTTGGACAATCCATTGTCAATGTGCAGCTTAGGGAAGTCCGTCATTGTTGGATCGAGTAACATTCTTGTACTAAAAATAGAGTAA